The Larimichthys crocea isolate SSNF unplaced genomic scaffold, L_crocea_2.0 scaffold83, whole genome shotgun sequence genome contains the following window.
GGAGGACAAAAGGAAATTAATCAAGTATTAACAGCCATCTGATAGTCAGACTGAAAGAGTGAAAGGACAGACTTACATGTGTggctgaagcagcagagaaggtTCCAGTCCTGCATTCAGAAGCAGAGGAAGCCAGCAGGCGGCGAAGTGTACTTGGTTTAGTGCCACACAGAGCATCTCCCTCAGAtcctgcagctttaaaagaGTTTTCCCATCACGATGTGGCACAGAGCAGCCCCTGGTTAAAGTTTCCGGTCGAGGGAGCCATCTGTGCTCAAGtatcagctgcagcaggtctGTTCTGTCAGTGGCCAAGGCgtgaatccagtcctcctcaCCCAGACGAGCTCCTGCAGCTACCAGCAACCTCACCAATTCACTGAAAGACATTTGaaatcaaagttttatttatatgtacgCTCTGTGAGGGGGTCAAATCTGCTCTCTTACGAACCTGTACGGTTTGTTGGATCTGAAGCACAAGGCGAAGGAGAGTGGTGAACGGAGGCCGAGGATGTGTGTGCAGTCCTGAGCATCTGGGCTATAACCTTCCCTCAAGAGCGTCTCGACACTGTCGCTCTGATTCCTCTGGACGGCCACGTACAGTGGACTCACCATGCCGTCACCACGGTCACACGTGCGATCCGTAACAGCTATCAGCCTCCTGAGGACACTGGATTAAAGAACATTCATATAAATAACGTCTCTGAATGCTATTATGTTATTTTCCTGGATACGTCTTCAGGTGTCACAAATCTGAGGAAAAGATTTGGAATCAGACTCAGTACCTGATGTGTCCAAACTCAGCAGCTGCATGAATGGGAAGCTGCGGCCAGTCCTGACTGCAGGCTACGTTGGGATCTGCCCCGTGGTCCAGCAAGAAATCCACACATGTCTGGTGGCCCTCCTGAGAGGCGATCAGCAGGGGAGTGGCTAGATCAGCCGCCTGGGTGTTCACATCTGCACCTGGAGTGAAAGCCGAATCAAACTGGTGTCACAGAAGACCAACATTAAACTGTGAACACATGCACGCATAAAAGCTGTTTACCAGCATTAACAAGGATCTCCAGGCATTCCTGCTGTCCGTACTGTGCAGCCACAAACAGAGGGGAGATCCTGTGGTCGTCTAATGCCTCCAGGTTGCACACATTGACCAGTATGCTCACAATTTCACCGTGACCCTGAGGGAAAGAACAAAATATGTACATCACAAGTCAGGACACGTCTCACAgagttatgtgtgtgtctgtgagttcTGCTGTTACCTTATAAACAGCTTGATGAAGGCACGTCCAGCAGGACGCCGTGTGTGTCCTGTTGACCTCTGCACCTTTGCTGACCAGCAGCTCGACAACCTCCTTGTGCCCGCCGTCTACAGCTGTTGGaaaacagtgaacagctgaTTAATACTGCAGACAGAATTAATCTTTACAGTGGAAAAGGTAACTGTACATGTCTGCTCTACCTGCGTACAGAGGACAGGATAAGTCATTTGTTAGCTGGTTGATGTCGGCGTGCGCTTTCAGGAGGAGTCGGACCACTGCCACGTGTCCGTGCTTCGCTGCCAGGTAACACGCAGATTCCCCCTCGTGTGTCAACGAGTTCACGTAGACGCGGCAGCCACGGGACGAGCCTGCTGCTTACAGTcagaggaggaaacatgaaAAGCCTGAAACGcatatttgactttatttgaaTGATTCCTGAGATGACAGACACATCCTTAATCAATCATTAAGAAAACAATGTGTCAAACATTCACTGTaccttttaaataattcattctCACAGTTAAACAAATATCACTCATACACAGTCTACTCATGCTCTTCATACTTCTTATGTTGATACCTGTGTACCTGTACATTAACAGTGATTCCGTTTCTGAGCTATTTGAGTAATCGACCTTTTTCACAGCGGccataaacacaggtgtttctaatgacaCTATTtatggctctgttccatttagtgcagcagagacttcagTTGCTCAGTCCATGGAGACTTGGCTTGAGAAGTCCAGTATGGAACAAAGTGTggtggtggactggtagctggagaggagCCAGTTCAGTTCAGGTCCTGGACGCTGCTCTGGGTGGCTGCCCatccctccaccatctcctatgtgtacataaacatgtgtgtgtgtgtgtgtgtgtgtgtgtgtgtgtgtgtgtgtgataaacaCTTCTTCCAGTGTgtcaacatgcaccacagcagcaccctgactgtttgacctgaatggaacagagccttaaTCACACCTGCGTTCACGTTTATTGGTCAGGTTCAAGCAAAACCACTGAACAGTCTGTGGTTTTCATTGactgaagtgtttattttgaatatgcaaacaaaaataaaagtaaggcaaaacatttaaacatagaaatacatacattcgaaaaggagtgagaagaagaataacttatcAACTCTTTGAATAACGAGAGACAATGCCAAGCTTCCTCACAACTTGTTTAGATATACCTGAttcttatagataaataaaatatgtcccTGACGTtgtattacaaaaataaaacctgcatatacacttaatacaatacactcatacacacatgcacgaagagaaacaataaaaaaacaaaggagacaataaGCTCACAACAACACCTCCCTCACCCTGCACCTGCGTGTCTTTGCACCTCCTTTTAAACGGTTTCATGTTTGGACATTGCTTCAACCTGTTCCATAGTCTCGCCTCACCAACGGAAACACAAAGACCCTCCACCTCAGGTGTggagctgcttttctctgtcactGAGCTGTGTGAACTCTCCCTTACCTGCAGCAGTCACGATGTCCTGCACACAGTCCCGGCTCCCGGCGGCCGCCGCCTCGTGCAGGGCGCTCCAGCCTCGGTTGTCCCGGCAGTGCACGCTGAAGCCGCTCTTCATCAGCCGCCTCAGCCGCCTCCTGCAGCCCGAGCGAGCCGCGGCGGCGACACTGGACACGGTGTCCCCGTAGCACTCCGTGAAGTCCATGCTGTGCTGTGAACAGAGACAGATCGGGACAGGTGAGTCagagaggacaggtgagacagatcgggacaggtgagacacagaggacagaagaaagaaagagaactacaaatacagataaaaactacaagaagaagaaatagaactacaaatacagataaaaactaCAGCGAGaagaaatagaactacaaatacagattaaaaactacaagaagaagaaatagaactacaaatacagataaaaactaCAAGaagaaatagaactacaaatacagataaaaactacaagaagaagaaatagtcAGAGACAGATCCGGAcaacaccaaaacaaagctaactGTCAGCTAGCCCACTAGCGCTAACTCCGACGTTACTACGCTCATAAATCGCGACATATCCTGATTTTCACCGTTAAACATGCAGCGACGATGTCAcgagccttcacacacacagcgctgtatttaaacaacatgcaaacaccTCGTACGAGttattaatttgattttaaaacatgctAATTTACCCGAACAGCGTCACAGCCCGGACAGCTGACAGCGTGACACACGTACACACGGGCGTGACGTCACACCACAACATCCGGTCGCGTGCCCGGCAGTCGGAGCGGATTTGAGCTTTTTAAGCTAATCACAGATTAATCACAGATTAATGTTCGATTATCGATTATAACCGGGAACAAAACCCACAGGGAGGTTCGTCTGGAGACATGAGAGCACCGAGAGTCAGCAGCCCGAAGAGAAGAAGCTGAACAGCGACACGGCTCCGGATATCTGACGGTAAAACAGCGTCATGGTTCAATGTTAGcgagctgcagtttgtttacCCACAGGAGGAAagactttatattttatattttatatttcatcaaaTTATAACAAGGAGAGGACGAAATCTAACACCTGTAACACAACGTCACAGCTGCTTCATCCTGAACAGGTAACGTGGAGAGAGCAAGAGGTGACACATGTGCAAAGATTTATACAGAAAACTACAATAAActacaaatacagataaaaactacaagaagaaagagaactacaaatacagacaaaaaaacagcgAGAAGAAAGAGAActacaaatacagataaaaactacaagaagaaagaactacaaatacagataaaagCTACAGCGAGaagaaatagaactacaaatacagataaaaactacaagaagaaagagaactacaaatacagataaaaactacaagaagagagagaactacaaatacagataaaaaacTACAAGaagaaatagaactacaaaCTATACAATTAAATTCGAGTGAGGTGGAAGGGTTAAAAGCTTCTGAACAAGATATGTGAGAGTAACCTTCACATGTCacttataattataattataatgttATATACGATTATAGTGTTACTGCTTCAGCTTCatttggaaaaagaaataaggaaatatataaaataaaaatgtcccaACTCGCCCGCAGACTGTACCTTGTTACCTAAATTGTCTCCTAACTCACCTTCTGTCCAGCCTCGTTCCAGAACTTCTACCCTAACTTGCTTCCTAACTTATCCGCTCTTGTTTTCCGCTCTGTGTCCTAGTTCGTCTCCTCGTGTGGCCTCAGCAGCATCATGGTGGACGTTGCCGTGGCGAGCGGAGCTGCTTGGGTCTGTCCCGCTCAGGGACGACACTTGGCCGACGTCCTGCTTCCCGTTCTCGTCGGTAACAAAGACGATGATGAAGGAGAGCTCGGGCAGTCGGAGGGAGACGAGACAAACGGGTACAAAGACTTTAAGACAGTGAGgaagtaaagtgtgtgtgtgtgtgtgtggcacgctgaacatgaatgtgttcttCACAGCGGCGGCCCGGTTCTGTTGGAGCAGACGGAGGAAGGTTCTCCTTGTGTGCTGACGCTCCAGTGCAGCCCGTCCTCTCACACCGCCATCAGCCGCCTGCTGGTCATCAGTGAGGCTCGGACCATGGAGGTGTACAGCCAGATGGGAGAATACTGCGGGACGGTACGCGGCGAGAGAGACGACCGCGTCCAGCCAGAGaggtctacacacacacacacacacacacacacacacacacagtcatcgtCACATGATTGTCTGTGCGATGCTGAACGTGTCTCTCCTCTTTGCTCACAGTTCTGACAGAGGGCCCGTCTACAGGAAGCAGCTGCTCCTCGAGCGTCCGTCCTCAGCCTGTGAGGTGAAGGTGAGCTGGTTCAGACAAAGTTACATTTCTGTTGAGTTCACTTTGCTCACCTGCTCCTGTCCCCCCCCTGCTCACTCTCCCAGCTGCTCTCGCTGGCCGGTAGAAGCAGCGTTCTGGTGTGTCGATTGGTCGTTGgccttcagcagctgcagccctGCCTGGCCCGCGGGCCTGGCATCGACATGCAGCAGGTGCAGTGTCTGGTTGAGGAGATGGGAACGAGCCTCTCGCCGGGAGCCCAGAACCTCATGGACATGGTGCACTTCCAGCAGAAGGTGAGAGTACCTGAGCTGACCCCTGCAGGCGGTGAGGggaaactacaacaacaacagtgactgTGCTGATagatgtttgtatttgtttctctCCAGAACCAGACCGGCTCTCTGGGCGGCTTCCTGCCTCTCCTGATGGGCAGTGGAGCTCTGTCTGCTCTGGCTCAAGGAGCGATGATGTCCCCAGCAGCCTTCAGTCGCCAGCCCCAGCCTGCAGACTCCAGGGTATCAGTATTTTCTGTGCTGACATGGTGCGATCAGATGTTTGGACATGCTGTACATCAGTTTGTCTCGTCTCTGTGTCACTAGCCTCAATTCGGCTCCATCACGCCTGCAGATGAAGCTCCACCGGCTCAGAACGGAGCGATGTCAAACGGCTCTGCCTCGTCCTCCCCGGACCCGCCGCTTTCTGGGGTCAACCCTGAAAATATAAGTAAGGCTCATACGCAGCCtcttcttcagtctgaactccacaTCTTCAGCAGCTGACTAGTTTACGATGTGGTCTCGTATCTCTAGCGAGCAGTGAGAGCAGAGGCCCGGTGAGCCACGCCCAGCTGGCGGAGATGATGTCCCGCTTCCTGAACGGCGGGCAGGGAAACGACCAATCTCTGAGCTCCGGCCCCGAGTTTCTGCCCATGCTGCAGAGCGTCTGCGGTCAGGTGACGAAGCTGAGGCTGGACGACGCCACGGCGCTGGCGGAGAATGAGAAGAAGATGAGAAACGGCACATGGTGAGTGAAGATCAGCGACGGTCCTCGATCACGTTATGATTCTTCTGTTAGAATTagttcatgaaaacacagagactgaTCTTATATCTGATCCACATGAAGAATCAATGTTATTGATCTGTAATCAGATGACGTAGCTCCACCTTGTGTCAGAAAGACGGTACTACAACAAACTCAGCTAACTAAGATGAAACATTAAAgataaaatactactttactATTCCTATTGTTACTAGTGTGCTGTACTACCACTACTGAGTACAAAgagtactactactacaactagaCACTGTATCAACCTTCAACCAAAGCGGGCTCGCCTCACAGTTTGAGATCTGCTGGTTACAggaataaatgataaatataataaaatgatgaattctGTATATTTTCTTATAGTGAAGTTCTTTCAAAGTAAGATTCAGAGCAACAGTCGATGTTTTCTAACAGTCTCAACTGCTGCTTCTAGTTTTGTTGCAGCAGCGAGGGAACTTCAGGCTTGTCAAATCTTTGTGTTAGTTCAATGCAAAGCACTGTCGTGTTTCAGTATCTGCAGCCACAGCATTGTTGCACAGTCACGTCCTTGTTGTCAGCGGATGCGTGGATGTAACAGAGACTCGTCTATTTGTTGTCCCAACAGCTTCGGGTTGTCTGAGGTCGCATTGTTAAGCTGCTGACGCCAAAACATTTCCCCCTGCTACATGAGAGAAGATTCACTGACCTACAGGCTGATGCACAtgttacatgtacatgtatatgtattGTTTATCAGACTGCATGGTAATGACGTCACTGCTTTCATGTTCTTGTCCACGTCCGACAGACTCGATGACATAGAAGGATCCAAGTTTAGTCTGAAGCTGTTTAGAgtgtgaggaggaggctgcagagTCAGCATTGCTTTCTATGCGAGTCATTAAACCTCAGTGGACGAATAGAGTTGATTCAGCCGACACTAACGTGAAGGCTCAGCATGAGTTAACTCATTTTACAGCTGACATCAGTGTCACTCTGCAGCTTCGATAAATGAAGCTCTTTGTGAGAGCCGAGCAGCACATGTGGGTTCAGAGAGACGGTCAGCTGAGTCTGAGTCCACATCGAGGAGAGGACGGCAGCTCGCTGGTACGTCTCTATCACGACACACACATCATATCTGCTGCTCATATCTGCTGCTAGAAACTGATGAACAAACTTTTTAAAGGAAAGTGTCATTTGAGGGGTTAATGATGATCAAAGTACATCACCTGCTGACTTGAGAAAGACTTGCAGGGGTTTTGAAGACCCTTCAAGGTCCTTGAGGGTGAAAAAATAATGCTGAGAAAACACGAGATGTGTTTGAGGAGTTTCCACGAGGTCAGGTCAGCTGAGTAAGACGGGCGGGAAACGGCGGTCAGCGTGGACTGTGTGGGTGGCTTAGTGTTTATGTTTGAGGTTTGGTCTGATGTGGCTTCATGTTTACTCATGAACTCTTCGTCAcgcctctctctgtgtgacttTGGTTTTAACTGACTGTTCACCGCTGTGGATCGATTCTGTGACAGTTTTACCTCATCGTCCTCTGACTCTGCAGGGAACTGGACTCGGCCATGGAGCGTCGtctggaggagatggagaggcgGCTGAAGGAGCACGTGGACCGTCGCCTGGACGCTCTGGAGCAGAAGCTGGAGAAGGCCCTCCTGAGCGCACTGCCGCAGTTCGCCCTCAACCAGGGAGTCACGAGCAGCTCGGCGGGAGACGCTGCATCCACGGGACTGTCGGAGCAGACCGCCCCGACACCGGCCATCCACTGATGAGTTCAGAACCACTAAGAGACTAACATAACATGTAACCTGGATGCTGGTGTCAGAGGGAGGCAGAGCAGGATGAAATGTGGACAGAAAGAATCAGATAAAACATAAATTGCTGTGACAGGCGCAGCCCCTGTAACGGTTTGTTGATCTTTTATCTCTGGAAAAATAGCAAATGAATGCGACACGGCGTGAGTCCTGCAGAAATATATCACAAGTATCCTGACGTACatcatgaagtgtttttaaaacgAGCTCTGAAGATCTGATCCAGGTTATCGTTGGCAGGTTTTAACATGATGATAATTCACACGCAGCACCAGCAGGATGTTTGTCATTTATCCACGTTAAAATATGCACTTAAGCATCCCGACCAACAGTTACTCACACTGCGTACTGTAACTGatctgctctttgtgttttgctcAGTCGCACCATGACTGTTGgagacacacactcctgtcagaggagtgtgtgtggaaggTGTAGCTGATGGAAAAGTGTTTTAATCTGACgctgtaatgttttaaatgtctgtaaCATAAAACTGATGTAAACTATTAAAAGGACTGTGTATGACTTGTTGATGGTTTTAAATAACTGTGCtgacataaatattaataaaaatatatttatacagatGAATGtactcaagtgtgtgtgtgtgtgtgtgtgcaacagaaCAGGATACATGAAAGTGTTTGGACcacctggaagaagaaaaagaggtttacaggcccgctgacagggagcggagccggtgtcgtgccagacCCGGAGCTGAAGctaaccgggctcagcagcttctatggacatgatggcagaggaggagagagtgaagaggacgctgacggaggaagctaagaagagaaaaggagagagtgagcgagcaagaagccgccggacgagagtaaatgtgggactgacttttagtggttggtgagagcttggtgaaataaaaggctgaaagacagacgccgagctggactgactgctgctggactaggcagtgatatcagctgctgctgggtctggttctggttctggttctgggctgactgctgctggactaggcagtgatatcagctgctgctggggacctggctgatgtgtacagctgtccatatttatgacagaggtgttggggaaaaaaacagaaataaatcattttgttatATGCCAACTGAATATTCTGGCCTTCAGTTTGGTATCTTTGGGCTCCAGCGAGTCAAAACATATGAGTCAGAACATTCTTGACAATGCTGATTTATGGAGGTTTGCCTAAGAGTTTCCCGAAAAGGTAAAACCAACTTAGCCGATGTTTCCTGCCAGGCCTTCCAGTAACGCTGACTCATAGATTGATGAGAGATGAAGCATCAAGGTCACTGAAAGTCTTCATGTGTGGAGACGTCCAGCGCAGAAGACATCTGAAGTGAATCCTGCTGCGTCAAAGGCataagaagaaacagaggagcTGGACGATGCCAGGGTGGACTGTGCCTGGCAGCTGTGAGCTGAGTCATCACGAATGAAATGGGGTCACACATTACATAAGCAAATTATAAAATCATGTGCGGATGTTTTGTTAGGCATGCAGAGAGCAGACACTGAGTCAGCAGAGGGGAGTTCTGGGAGAAAATCTGCTGCGTCGATCAGGACAAACCGGGTCACTGCTTCCATTCACAGCTCGTCCAACTGGggtggaaaagaaaggaaagctCCCTGCTCGTCTCCTCCTGCTGGTAGCTGTCATCTATCTGCATTCCAGGAGGTATTCAGTGATGAAAAGATGTCTTTGAGATTTCCACCTCTGTCTGCACGAGCCGTTCTACACATCACATACCTCAGCAAACTGGATCACAGTCAGA
Protein-coding sequences here:
- the asb3 gene encoding ankyrin repeat and SOCS box protein 3 isoform X2, translating into MLFKYSAVCVKARDIVAACLTHSMDFTECYGDTVSSVAAAARSGCRRRLRRLMKSGFSVHCRDNRGWSALHEAAAAGSRDCVQDIVTAAAGSSRGCRVYVNSLTHEGESACYLAAKHGHVAVVRLLLKAHADINQLTNDLSCPLYAAVDGGHKEVVELLVSKGAEVNRTHTASCWTCLHQAVYKGHGEIVSILVNVCNLEALDDHRISPLFVAAQYGQQECLEILVNAGADVNTQAADLATPLLIASQEGHQTCVDFLLDHGADPNVACSQDWPQLPIHAAAEFGHISVLRRLIAVTDRTCDRGDGMVSPLYVAVQRNQSDSVETLLREGYSPDAQDCTHILGLRSPLSFALCFRSNKPYSELVRLLVAAGARLGEEDWIHALATDRTDLLQLILEHRWLPRPETLTRGCSVPHRDGKTLLKLQDLREMLCVALNQVHFAACWLPLLLNAGLEPSLLLQPHMLEQADSEVLNYLLEFVNWSTLRPPLKHILDRRRAEKTWQPCPQFDSITSLSHICRLQVRFILGPDQLMRTNVVQQLPVPSPLHSFLQFKDIPEVSFQHSPPSPLLGPIEGYRSTHQHRHVL
- the asb3 gene encoding ankyrin repeat and SOCS box protein 3 isoform X1 encodes the protein MLFKYSAVCVKARDIVAACLTHSMDFTECYGDTVSSVAAAARSGCRRRLRRLMKSGFSVHCRDNRGWSALHEAAAAGSRDCVQDIVTAAAAGSSRGCRVYVNSLTHEGESACYLAAKHGHVAVVRLLLKAHADINQLTNDLSCPLYAAVDGGHKEVVELLVSKGAEVNRTHTASCWTCLHQAVYKGHGEIVSILVNVCNLEALDDHRISPLFVAAQYGQQECLEILVNAGADVNTQAADLATPLLIASQEGHQTCVDFLLDHGADPNVACSQDWPQLPIHAAAEFGHISVLRRLIAVTDRTCDRGDGMVSPLYVAVQRNQSDSVETLLREGYSPDAQDCTHILGLRSPLSFALCFRSNKPYSELVRLLVAAGARLGEEDWIHALATDRTDLLQLILEHRWLPRPETLTRGCSVPHRDGKTLLKLQDLREMLCVALNQVHFAACWLPLLLNAGLEPSLLLQPHMLEQADSEVLNYLLEFVNWSTLRPPLKHILDRRRAEKTWQPCPQFDSITSLSHICRLQVRFILGPDQLMRTNVVQQLPVPSPLHSFLQFKDIPEVSFQHSPPSPLLGPIEGYRSTHQHRHVL
- the asb3 gene encoding ankyrin repeat and SOCS box protein 3 isoform X3; the encoded protein is MDFTECYGDTVSSVAAAARSGCRRRLRRLMKSGFSVHCRDNRGWSALHEAAAAGSRDCVQDIVTAAAAGSSRGCRVYVNSLTHEGESACYLAAKHGHVAVVRLLLKAHADINQLTNDLSCPLYAAVDGGHKEVVELLVSKGAEVNRTHTASCWTCLHQAVYKGHGEIVSILVNVCNLEALDDHRISPLFVAAQYGQQECLEILVNAGADVNTQAADLATPLLIASQEGHQTCVDFLLDHGADPNVACSQDWPQLPIHAAAEFGHISVLRRLIAVTDRTCDRGDGMVSPLYVAVQRNQSDSVETLLREGYSPDAQDCTHILGLRSPLSFALCFRSNKPYSELVRLLVAAGARLGEEDWIHALATDRTDLLQLILEHRWLPRPETLTRGCSVPHRDGKTLLKLQDLREMLCVALNQVHFAACWLPLLLNAGLEPSLLLQPHMLEQADSEVLNYLLEFVNWSTLRPPLKHILDRRRAEKTWQPCPQFDSITSLSHICRLQVRFILGPDQLMRTNVVQQLPVPSPLHSFLQFKDIPEVSFQHSPPSPLLGPIEGYRSTHQHRHVL
- the cunh10orf88 gene encoding ATPase PAAT codes for the protein MVDVAVASGAAWVCPAQGRHLADVLLPVLVGNKDDDEGELGQSEGDETNGGGPVLLEQTEEGSPCVLTLQCSPSSHTAISRLLVISEARTMEVYSQMGEYCGTVRGERDDRVQPESSDRGPVYRKQLLLERPSSACEVKLLSLAGRSSVLVCRLVVGLQQLQPCLARGPGIDMQQVQCLVEEMGTSLSPGAQNLMDMVHFQQKNQTGSLGGFLPLLMGSGALSALAQGAMMSPAAFSRQPQPADSRPQFGSITPADEAPPAQNGAMSNGSASSSPDPPLSGVNPENITSSESRGPVSHAQLAEMMSRFLNGGQGNDQSLSSGPEFLPMLQSVCGQVTKLRLDDATALAENEKKMRNGTWELDSAMERRLEEMERRLKEHVDRRLDALEQKLEKALLSALPQFALNQGVTSSSAGDAASTGLSEQTAPTPAIH